The Stigmatella aurantiaca DW4/3-1 genome contains the following window.
CCACGGTGAGCTGGCGCATGTGCTCGTACTTCAGGTCCTCCACCACCTGCTTGGCGTGCTTCTCCACCGCAGGGGTGTAGGCATCACCGAGCTGCTCCTTGAGCTTGGCGATGGCCTCCTTCTTCGCCTTGCCGAGCGACTCGTAGCGGGCCGCCTTCTCCTTGATGCCGTAGCCCTTGACGATGCCGTCCCAGGCCAGCTCGCGCACCTTGGCCTTGAGCCCCTCGTCGATGGAGGCCAGCTTCTCGTACGAGCGCACCGTCTTGCCCAGCTCGCGGCGCAGCTCGTCCTGGATGTCCAGGGCGGGCTGAACGGCCTGCTTGCCGAACTCGAGCGCGGCCACCATGTCCGCCTCGCTCACTTCCTCGGCGCCCCCTTCCACCATCACGATGGCCTCGCGGCTCACCGCCATGACCAGGTCGATGTCGCTCTGCTCGCGCTGCTTGAGCGTGGGGTTGGCCACGAACTTGCCGTCCACGCGGCCCACGCGGATGCCAGCGATGGGGCCGTTGAACGGGATGTCCGAGACCCACAGCGCCGCCGAGGCGCCGGTGATGCCGTGAATGTCGCCCTCGTTCTCCGGCTCCGCGGAGACGACGCTGGCGATGATCTGCGTCTCGTACGCATAGCCATCCGGGAACAGCGGACGGCAGGAGCGGTCCACCAGCCGGCTGGCCAGCGTCTCCTTCTCGGTGAGGCGGCCCTCGCGCTTGAAGTAGCTGCCAGGGATGCGGCCCGCCGAGTACAGCTTCTCCTGGTACTCCACCGTGAGCGGCAGGAAGTCGACGTCCTTCTTCTCGCGCGCGCTCACCGCCGTCACCAGCAGCATCGTGTCGCCGTAACGCACCACGACGGCGCCATCGGCCTGCTTGGCCAGACGGCCCACTTCGATGCTCAACTCACTGTCACCAATCTTGACGCTCTTCTTCAGCATGTCCTTGCCTTTGCTTCCTGAAGGCCTCCTCCGGCGCGTTCCGCCTCGCACCCGCGAGGGGAGTCCACGCCCCGGAGGGCCTTGGGTGATGAGCGGTCGCCGGGCCTGGGACAGGCGGAATCGGGCAACCGCAGCCTGACTGCACAGAGGGCGCCTGGGGTCGCGCCGGAGGGATGCAGCGGAACTTTTGATCCCTGATCGAGGAGGCCCACCGGGGGTCAGCCTCTTCGAACGGAAACCAAAACCTCCAGCCACACCCTGCCTTTGCTCCTTTCTCGCCCCACCTCTTTTCAACCAACCCGCTCCCAACAAATGAACGGGGCGCTGGCATTCACCAGCGCCCCGGGTGCTGCGCAGAGCCTACTTGCGGATGCCGAGGCCCTCGATGAGCTTCTTGTAGCGGTTCGCATCCTTGGACTTGAGATAGTCCAGGAGACGACGGCGCTGTCCCACCAGCTTCAGCAGACCGCGGCGGGAGTGGTGGTCCTTCTTGTGGGTCTTGAAGTGCTCGGTGAGCATGTTGATGCGCTCGGACAGCAGCGCCACCTGCACTTCGGGGGACCCGGTGTCCGTCTCATGGGTCCGGAACTTCGTGACCAGCTCGGACTTACGCTCCTGATGCAACGACATGTTGGCTTCTCTCGTAAACCCCACTCCGGTGGTACTGCCGAGGCGCCTCAGTCCGCGGAGGGGTACAGACTGGGCCTTTGCCTACTAACGGGCGGGGGGCTTATAAGCTTCGCCGTCGCAACCGGTCAACCTTCCAGGCCTGCCAGGTTGCCTCCTGGGCGACGGGACGGGGCGAAGAGGAACACCTTCTGTCCAGCAGCGAGCCCTTCGCCCCCCGGCGCCAGCGCGAAGTGCAGGAAACGCCCTGACGGGTTTTCCCGGTCTCCGGCCAGCAAGGCCTTGGAGCGGGGGTAGAGGTTCAGCAGCGACTCCACGACATCGCCCACGCGCGCCGTGGCCGGCAGGCTCAGGCTCACCGTGAGCCGGCCATCGAAGACATTGCGCAGGACCGGGGAGAGCACCACGGTGATGTCGAGTGTCCGGGCCACGGTCCCCTGTCAGACCAGCACGCGCAGGTAACTCAACCGGCCCCGGACCACCTCGGCCACGGCCAGCAACGCCCCCTCGGGGCCGACCACCCGGATGCGGCCCGGCAGGGGCGGGGCCTCCAGCGGCACCCCATGGGAGACACGCACGGCCGCCTCGGCGCTCACCCGCAGCTCGGGGAGGTTCGAGAGCGCCGCCGAGAGCGGTTGCAGCTTGCGCACCAGGGCCTCCCGGTCCTGCGCCAGCGCGGGCAGCTCCGCCAGGGGCAGCGCCTGGGAGAGGACGAACGGTCCACTGACGGTGCGGCGCAGCGCCGCCAGGTGCGCCCCACAGCCCAGGGCGCGGCCGATGTCATAGGCCAACGTGCGGACGAAGAACCCCTTGGAGCAGCGCACCGAGAGCCTCAACCGGGTGGCGGAGAAGTCGCGCAAGGTCAGCTCGTAAACCGTCACCTGACGGCCGGCCCGCTCCACCTCTTCGCCCGCGCGCGCCAGCTCGTACAGCCGCTTGCCGGCCACCTTCACCGCGGAGAACATGGGCGGCACCTGCTCGAAGGTGCCCCGGAAGGGGGCCAGCGCGCTCTCCACCAGGGCCCCCGTCAGCGGGGGCACGGGCGCCTCGGCGAGCACCTTGCCCTCGGCATCCTGGGTATCGGTCTCCACCCCGAGGTGCACCGTGGCCTCGTAGGCCTTGTCCCCCTCGGTGACGAAGCCGGCCACCTTGGTGGCCTCTCCCAGGCAGATGGGGAGCACGCCCGTCGCCATGGGATCCAACGTTCCGGTATGCCCGACCTTCTTGACCTTCAGCAGCGTGCGCACCTGACGCACGACGTCGAAAGAAGTGGGCCCCGAGGGCTTATCGACAACCAGGACTCCGTCCATGACGTGCCTATCATCCCGGATGCCGGGCGCCGTGGCTACCAGCCTTCCTTCTGCTTCACCTCGCGCAGCAGGCGGTCGATCTTGTCGCCCTCGCCCACGGACTCATCGAAGGTGAAGAACACCTCGGGAGATACCCGCAGGTTCACGGCCGCCGTGACCTCGCGGCGCACGAAGCCCTTGGCCGCATCCAACCCCTTCTGGGTCTCCGCGCGCTCCTGGGCAGTGCCCATCATCGAATAGAAGACCTGGGCCACGCGCAGGTCCGGGGAGACCTTCACCCCAGTGATGGTGATGAAGCCGATGCGCGGGTCGCGCAGCTCTCCCCGGGTGAGAAGTTGGCCAATGGCGGCCTGAATCTCCTGGCCCACCCGCTCCGGTCGGGAATGCGTCGTCATTTCTTCTCCCAGTCCCGGGGGTTGCGCAGGGTGCGTGCGCGTGCCCGGGCTTCGTCCAACGTCCGCGGCTCTCCGGCCGGCTGCGCGGGCCGGCTCGCGCCCTCCCGCCCCTCATGCCGCCGCTCCCACTCTCCCAGGCCTTCCGCTTCGGCCATGGACCGCTCTCCCCGGTTCAAGCTGGCAATCAGCTCGTCCGGGCTCAAGCCCTCCGGCTCCGCTTCCGACCCCTCGTCCTTCTCCCGCCGCCCGTTGCGCGGGGCCGGGGGGGAGGCCACCTCGTGCGGGTAGAGCGTGTCCCCGAAGGCCAGCAGCTCCTTCTCACGGGAGATGAGCGGGGCCACGTACATCTCTTCCACGAAGTGGATGATTTTCTCCATCTGCTCATCCACGTGGCGGCGCTCATTGCCCACCACCGCGAGTGCGAGCGACGCCTTTTGCCAGAGGTCCTGGTCGTCCACCTCGGCGACGGCGACGTTGAACCGGGCCTTCACCCGGTCCGTGACCCGGCGGAGCACCTGGCGCTTGGCCTTGAGCGAGCCGCTCTCGGGAATCTGCAGGGTCAGGCGTGCAACACAAACGAACATGAAAAAACCCTCCGCCCGGCGGCGGCACAAGGCCTGCCGCCGGGGCCACCGGTGGACCGCTCCGAAGGCAACGAAGGGTTTACGTCAGACTCTGGCGAGTCTCCTCGATCTCGTACGCCTCGATGATGTCGCCGGCCTTGAGATCATTGAAGTTCTCGATGCCGATACCGCACTCGAAGCCCTGGGCGACTTCCTTCACGTCGTCCTTGAACCGCCGCAGGGACGCCATCTTCCCGGCGAACAGCTGCTTGTTCTCGCGCATGAGCCGGACGAAGGCGCCGCGCTTGATGACGCCATCGAGCACCGCCGCACCGGCGATGGTGCCCAGCTTCGGCACGTTGAACGTGTTGCGGACCTCGGCACGGCCCAGCTTCCGCTCGGTGCGGATGGGCTCCAGGAGCTCTTCCATGGACGAGCGCACCCCATCGATGAGCTCGTAGATGATGCTGAAGCTGCGCAGCATCACCCCCTCGGCCTTGGCGGCGGACTCCGCGCCCGACTCCGGCTTGACGTTGAAGCCCAGCACCACGCCCTTCGAGGCGGCCGCACGCATGACGTCCGACTCGGTGATGGCACCCACGCCGGTGTCGATGACCTCGACCTTGACCTTGTGGGTGGTGAGCTTCTGGACGGCCTGCTTGACGGCCTCGGCCGAGCCCTGCACGTCCGCCTTGATGACGACGCGCAACTCCTTCGGGCCACCGCCCGCCTTGGTCTTGGCGAAGAGCTGATCCAGCGTCTCGCGGCTGACCTTGCTGAGCTCCGACTGGCGCTCCTTCATGCCGCGGTGCTCGGCGATCTGCTTGGCCGCCTTCTCGTCCGCCACCACGTTGATGGTGTCGCCCGCGCTGGGCACGCCAGACAGGCCGATGACCTCGGCGCAGTAGCCAGGGAGCACTTCCTTCACCGACTCGCCCCGGCTGTTGTTCATCGCGCGCACACGGCCGTAGTCCGTGCCGGTGACGACGGCATCGCCCACCCGCAGCGTGCCCTCCTGCACGAGCACCGTGGCCACGGGGCCCCGGCCGCGATCCAGCTTCGCCTCGATGATGGCGCCCACCGCCGGACGGCTGGGGTTGGACGTCAGCTCGAGCACTTCCGCCTGGAGCACGACGTTCTCCAGCAGCAGGTCGATGCCCATCTTCTGCTTGGCGGAGACGGGGACCATGATGGTCTCACCGCCCCACTCCTCGGGCACCAGCTCGTGGTTGGCCAGGTCCTTCTTCACGCGGTCCGGGTTGGCGCCCGGCACGTCCATCTTGTTGAGGGCCACGACGATGGGCACCTCGGCGGCCTTCGCGTGCTTGATGGCCTCGATCGTCTGGGGCATCACGCCGTCGTCGGCGGCCACCACCAGGATGACGATGTCCGTCACGTTGGCGCCGCGGGCGCGCATGGACGTGAAGGCCTCGTGGCCCGGCGTGTCCAGGAAGGTGATGTCTCCCCGGGCCGTGGTGACGCTGTAGGCGCCGATGTGCTGGGTGATGCCGCCGGCCTCACCCGAGGCCACGTTGGCCGCGCGGATGGCGTCCAGGAGGCTCGTCTTGCCGTGGTCGACGTGGCCCATGACGGTGACCACCGGCGGACGCGTGCGCGCGTCCTCGGGACGGGCCACCACCTCGGGCAGGTAGTCCTCCACCTCGAAGCCGACCCGGTCCACCTTCCAGCCGTAGTCGCTGGCGATGAGCTCCACGGTGTCCGCGTCGACCATCTGGTTGGCGGTCGCCATCTTCCCCAGGCCCATCAGCTTCTTGATGATGTCCGAGGTGCGCACACCCATGCGCTGGCCCAGGTCGGACACGCTGATGCCCTCCTGGAGCTTGATGACCTTCTTGTCCTCGGCCATCTGGGTGATCTGCGTCTTGGCGCCCTTCTTCGTGGGCTTCTTCTTCTTGCCACGCAGCGGGATGTTGACGCGGCCCCAGGCCAGGTCCGTCAGCTCCTGCTTGGAGATGGAGGTGTCGTTCGGACCGCCCCTCTTGCGCGGCGACTTGTCCTTGTTCTTGGAGACGTCGACGAGCTCACGGCCCCGGCCCGCATGGTCCGGAACGACCTTGAACTCACGCACCTCGCCGATGGCCTTCTTGCCAGGCGCCATCGGGTACTGCTTGGCCGAGGACGTGGTCGGCGTGACGCGGCGCACCTGGATGAGGGGCCGCGAGATGACGACGGCCTGCGTGGCCGTGGGGCGCAGCGCGCGGGCATCCGGCGCGGTGGGCGCGTGCGGGATACCGCCCACCATGGTGACGTTCTGAGGCTGACCCGAGGCCTGAGCCCCCGGCGCCGAAGGCGCCCCTGGCGCCGTGGAGACCGTGGGACGCACCGGCCCCTGCCCTCCCGGACGGCCGCTGTACGGCGGTCCGCCTGGACGCTGCCCGGGGCCTCCCGGACGTCCACCGTGCGAAGGTCCACCCGGACGGCCTCCCGGCCCCGTGGGCCGACCGCCCTGATGACCCCCTGGACGGCCAGGCATGCCACCTCCCGGAGGTGGACGGGAAATCACAGTCGCCTGGGTTCCGGGCGTCCGGACAGAAGGCGGCACTGGATTGCGGGGAGGAGTTGAGGGCAAGTGGGTCCTTTCCTGAGCAGGGAAGCGGGGCTGCGCCGCGGCAGGAGGCTGCACGGCGGCCGGAGGCGTCACCGGAACTTCGGTGCGCGCTGGGGGAGTGGGGGCCTCGGCGATGGGCGCCGCGGCCACGGGCGCCTCCGTCTTGGGCGCCTCGACGGTGGGCTCTGGAGCCACGGGCGCCGCGGCCTTCGGGGCCTCGACGGTGGGCTCTGGAGCCACGGGTGCCGTGGCCTTCGGGGCCTCGGCGGCAGGCTCCGAGGCTGCGGCCCTCGGAGCCTCGGCCACGGGCTCCTGAACGGCGGCCGCCTCGGGGACACGCTCGGATGCGGCGGCCTCGGCGCCCGAAGCCTCGTGGACAGGCTCGGACGGCGGTGAAGACACGTCCGAGGCGGCCTGAGACGGCTCCTGGGACGCGTCGTAAACCCCTGAGCCCGTGGGGGGGCCGACCTTGCGGCGCACCACGAAGCCCTTGGCCGTTACGGGCGCGGCGGCCTGCTTGGGCTTGCGCTTGTCCAGGATCTTCTGGACCGCAGCCGTCGCCTGATCGTCGTCGAGAGAGGACGAGTGGCTCTTGACGTCGTACCCCAGCCCCGCAAGCTCGGTGACGACCTCTTTGTTGTCGAGCTCAATGCCGTGGCCCTTGAGCTCTTTCGCGATTTCGTGAACGCGCTTCTTCGACATACGTTGCTTGGCCTTCTGCTCCGCCGACTCCGGGGCGCAGCACCCTAATCCAAAAATGTGTGCGAGTGGTCTTTAACACCCACTCCCCCACCCCACCCCTCAAGGCCCCGAGTCAGACTCCCACGCCTGCCCGAGCTTCGACGGGTCAACCTTGCCCGCCTTCCCACGAAAAGCACGCCCGAAGGCCTTTCGCTTGAGCGCCGCCGTTAGACATCCGGCACCGCAGAGGTAGGAGCCCCGGCCGGGCAACCGCCTCTCCCTGTCCACCACCACCTCGCCCGCTGGGTCCAAGGCGACCCGGGTCAATTCGACCTGCGCCTTGCGACTCCCACACCCGATACAACTACGAATGGGCCCCTCGGAAAGCGAGCCCTGCGGAGGGCCGGAATGGGACTTCGAGCGCGTTCCCATCTTCCGGCCCAAAAGATTACGGCGACTTGGCGGCTTCCGCGCTCCCGGACGCGGACAGCGGGGGCAGGCCCCGCTCAGCATTCAACTCCACGCGGAGCTTGGCTTCCTCCACCAGATAATTCTCGGCCGCGCTCTTGAGCTGGCGGGCCTTCTTGATGCCCACGCCCGGCACGTCGCCGAGCTTCTGGAGGTCCTTCTCGTTGGCGATGTCCTCCACGGTCTTGTAGCCGCTGACGATGAGCGCCTCGATGGTCTTCTCTCCCAGCCCCCGGACGCGCGCCATGCGCTCGGACTGACTGAGCTCGTCCGGATGGCGGCGGGCCTCGGCGATGCGCGCCGCCTCCCGCTCGTGGTCCATGCGGGACAGCTCCGCCGCGTCGTCCACCATCTGCTTGCGCGCCGACTCCTGCATCGCCGGCAGGCGCGTCGGATCCAGGCCCGGAATCTGCGAGAGCACCT
Protein-coding sequences here:
- the rpsO gene encoding 30S ribosomal protein S15; the protein is MSLHQERKSELVTKFRTHETDTGSPEVQVALLSERINMLTEHFKTHKKDHHSRRGLLKLVGQRRRLLDYLKSKDANRYKKLIEGLGIRK
- the truB gene encoding tRNA pseudouridine(55) synthase TruB translates to MDGVLVVDKPSGPTSFDVVRQVRTLLKVKKVGHTGTLDPMATGVLPICLGEATKVAGFVTEGDKAYEATVHLGVETDTQDAEGKVLAEAPVPPLTGALVESALAPFRGTFEQVPPMFSAVKVAGKRLYELARAGEEVERAGRQVTVYELTLRDFSATRLRLSVRCSKGFFVRTLAYDIGRALGCGAHLAALRRTVSGPFVLSQALPLAELPALAQDREALVRKLQPLSAALSNLPELRVSAEAAVRVSHGVPLEAPPLPGRIRVVGPEGALLAVAEVVRGRLSYLRVLV
- the rbfA gene encoding 30S ribosome-binding factor RbfA; protein product: MTTHSRPERVGQEIQAAIGQLLTRGELRDPRIGFITITGVKVSPDLRVAQVFYSMMGTAQERAETQKGLDAAKGFVRREVTAAVNLRVSPEVFFTFDESVGEGDKIDRLLREVKQKEGW
- a CDS encoding DUF503 domain-containing protein; translated protein: MFVCVARLTLQIPESGSLKAKRQVLRRVTDRVKARFNVAVAEVDDQDLWQKASLALAVVGNERRHVDEQMEKIIHFVEEMYVAPLISREKELLAFGDTLYPHEVASPPAPRNGRREKDEGSEAEPEGLSPDELIASLNRGERSMAEAEGLGEWERRHEGREGASRPAQPAGEPRTLDEARARARTLRNPRDWEKK
- the infB gene encoding translation initiation factor IF-2, translated to MSKKRVHEIAKELKGHGIELDNKEVVTELAGLGYDVKSHSSSLDDDQATAAVQKILDKRKPKQAAAPVTAKGFVVRRKVGPPTGSGVYDASQEPSQAASDVSSPPSEPVHEASGAEAAASERVPEAAAVQEPVAEAPRAAASEPAAEAPKATAPVAPEPTVEAPKAAAPVAPEPTVEAPKTEAPVAAAPIAEAPTPPARTEVPVTPPAAVQPPAAAQPRFPAQERTHLPSTPPRNPVPPSVRTPGTQATVISRPPPGGGMPGRPGGHQGGRPTGPGGRPGGPSHGGRPGGPGQRPGGPPYSGRPGGQGPVRPTVSTAPGAPSAPGAQASGQPQNVTMVGGIPHAPTAPDARALRPTATQAVVISRPLIQVRRVTPTTSSAKQYPMAPGKKAIGEVREFKVVPDHAGRGRELVDVSKNKDKSPRKRGGPNDTSISKQELTDLAWGRVNIPLRGKKKKPTKKGAKTQITQMAEDKKVIKLQEGISVSDLGQRMGVRTSDIIKKLMGLGKMATANQMVDADTVELIASDYGWKVDRVGFEVEDYLPEVVARPEDARTRPPVVTVMGHVDHGKTSLLDAIRAANVASGEAGGITQHIGAYSVTTARGDITFLDTPGHEAFTSMRARGANVTDIVILVVAADDGVMPQTIEAIKHAKAAEVPIVVALNKMDVPGANPDRVKKDLANHELVPEEWGGETIMVPVSAKQKMGIDLLLENVVLQAEVLELTSNPSRPAVGAIIEAKLDRGRGPVATVLVQEGTLRVGDAVVTGTDYGRVRAMNNSRGESVKEVLPGYCAEVIGLSGVPSAGDTINVVADEKAAKQIAEHRGMKERQSELSKVSRETLDQLFAKTKAGGGPKELRVVIKADVQGSAEAVKQAVQKLTTHKVKVEVIDTGVGAITESDVMRAAASKGVVLGFNVKPESGAESAAKAEGVMLRSFSIIYELIDGVRSSMEELLEPIRTERKLGRAEVRNTFNVPKLGTIAGAAVLDGVIKRGAFVRLMRENKQLFAGKMASLRRFKDDVKEVAQGFECGIGIENFNDLKAGDIIEAYEIEETRQSLT
- a CDS encoding YlxR family RNase P modulator gives rise to the protein MLSGACPRCPRPGARKPPSRRNLLGRKMGTRSKSHSGPPQGSLSEGPIRSCIGCGSRKAQVELTRVALDPAGEVVVDRERRLPGRGSYLCGAGCLTAALKRKAFGRAFRGKAGKVDPSKLGQAWESDSGP